Below is a window of Moraxella nasibovis DNA.
AAAAATGTTTAAAAATATCTGCTCTGGTTTAAAAAGTGCGACAAAAAGAAAATCATTCGTGGTGAGCTTGGCAAACCTAAGATTTTTCCACCCTTCGACAAGCTCAGGGCGAACGGAAAATCTTATTAACACACCTGATTAAACCACCAAAATATCAATCTTTTAAAAACCCAAATCAGCCGACTCATCATCGGCTGACTTGATGTTATGAATTATTTTTCGGCAAGCCAAGCGTCCAAAATCTCTTTGTAAGGCTTGATGAATTTTTCTTCGGCAAGTTTGCCCTGCTTAATCGCAAGCTCGGTACGCTCCACACGGTCGTATTCTACCAAAGTCAGCGAATAATCGTCATAATTTAAGCTGCCTTTATAAGTCTCGCCTGCAAACGAGTTGGCATTATAAATCTCTGGACGATAGATTTTTTGGAAGGCTTCCATCGTCGCAATCGTGCTAATCAGCTCAAGATTGGTGTAATCGTTCAGCAAATCAGCCGTTTCATCATAGTAGAATGCATACGGAGCAACCGAGCCTTTTGGCATGAAGTAACGCACTTTTAAGCCCATTTTTGCAAAATACTCATCGGTCAATGAATAGTCATTTTGCACATATTCCACGCCCAAAATCGGATGCACATTGGTCGTGCGATGATAAGTGCGAGTGGTCGCCACGCTCAGGCAAAGCACTGGGGCTTTTTCATTACGAGCCTTGTATTCTGGCGAGTTTAGCACATATCTGTACAATTTGCCGTGCAACTCGCCATAGCCCTCTGGCACAGTAAAGCTCGGCTTGTCTTTGTTATGGTCAAGCAGTAGCACGCTAAAATCATAATCACGCACAAATGATGAAAAACTGTTGCCGATGATGCCGCCAGTGGTTTTGCCTGTTTTGTGGTCGGTGACATAAGTTTTTAGCCATTCAAGTACTGAAAAATACTCACCCTTGCCCTCTACATCGATGTCGATAGAAACGATTTCAAGTTGCACCGAATAACGGTCGTTGGTTGGGTTGTCCCAGTTTGCCAAATCGTTAAAACGGTTGTTAATCATCGCAATGGCTTTTTGTAGGTTTTGTTTGCGATTTTCGCCACGAGCCAGATTGGCAAAGTTGGTCGTCAAACGAGTGCTGCTCGCTGGCTCGTAGTTTTCATCAAAAGTTTCGGTATGAACTCGACAGTTAAAATTTGTGGTCATGTGACACCTCGTGCGCCTGTTGTTTTGGAATGTGTGTATTAAACCACAATTTTCTATTGAATAAAAGTGATATATTTTTGAAAAATGATGAAAATAATTCAAGTTATCAGCCTTTACTCCAACAAGCACTGTCAAAATAAGCCAAAAATCATAAGTCTCATGGTTCAGTGGCTTTTAAAAGTGCAGCATTCAACAACCCAAATCTACCGATCAGATGGCAAACTTCGCCCAAATCGGTGCATGGTCGGACGGTTTTTCAAGCCCACGAATGTCATAGCTGATGCCCGCTGCCACACAGTCATCAATCAGACTGCCAGTACAAAGGATGTGATCGATGCGCAGACCTCGTTTTGGCTCATCCTCAAAGCCACGAGAACGATAATCAAACCAGCTAAATTCGTCGGAATTTTCTGGTTTGAATTTGCGGTAAGTGTCGTGCAGCTCACGGCTCATCAGCGCCTCATACCACTCTCGCTCCTCTGGCAAAAATGAGCAAGTGCCGTTTTTTAGCCAGCGCTTTGCGTTCACCTCGCCAATGCCGACATCGCTGTCTTTGGGCGAAATGTTCATATCGCCCATGACGATCAGCTCTCGACCCTCGGCTTTTAGCTCATCGATGTAGCGGTTCAAATCAGCATAAAACGCCCTTTTCATGGGAAACTTGACCTCATGTGAGCGGTTTTCACCTTGTGGAAAATACCCATTGATCACATCAATCGTACGCCCATTGATGTCAAATCTGGCATGAATCAGGCGGCGCTGTGCCTCTGGGTCGGCAAATGGAAAGCCCTTTTGCACAAAAATCGGCGCAACTTTTGATAAAATCGCCACGCCATAATGCGACTTTTGTCCAAAAAATGACACATGATAACCCAATCCCTCCACATCCGCCAATGGAAAAGCCTCATCGTGCACTTTGGTCTCTTGCAGTCCGATGATGTCAGCACCAAGCACATCACGCACCGCCATCAGCTGATGCGGTCTGGCACGCAGCCCATTGATATTAAAGCTTACAAAAGTTGTCATACATTACTCGTCATTCGTCGTTGATTGGTGGGTTATTTTAGCAAATTTTTTGCTTAAATTTTGATTATTTTTATAAGACTTTTTAAGTTTTTCGGTGTACAATAGTTCATCATTTCAAAAAACAAAGATAACCATGAACGCACCAATTTTCAAAAAACATTACAAAGTCTATATCAATCACACAGACGCAGGCGGCATCGTCTATCACGCCAACCACTTGACCTTTTTTGAAAACTGTCGCAGAGATTGGCTAAGCTCACTGGGCTTTGATGGTTATTTTTTTGACACTGATGGTGTGGCAGGTGGCACAGACGGCTCATCAGGCAGGGTACATTTTGTGGTAAGTCAGGCAAATTTGTCCTAC
It encodes the following:
- a CDS encoding putative oxygenase MesX, with amino-acid sequence MTTNFNCRVHTETFDENYEPASSTRLTTNFANLARGENRKQNLQKAIAMINNRFNDLANWDNPTNDRYSVQLEIVSIDIDVEGKGEYFSVLEWLKTYVTDHKTGKTTGGIIGNSFSSFVRDYDFSVLLLDHNKDKPSFTVPEGYGELHGKLYRYVLNSPEYKARNEKAPVLCLSVATTRTYHRTTNVHPILGVEYVQNDYSLTDEYFAKMGLKVRYFMPKGSVAPYAFYYDETADLLNDYTNLELISTIATMEAFQKIYRPEIYNANSFAGETYKGSLNYDDYSLTLVEYDRVERTELAIKQGKLAEEKFIKPYKEILDAWLAEK
- the xthA gene encoding exodeoxyribonuclease III; this encodes MTTFVSFNINGLRARPHQLMAVRDVLGADIIGLQETKVHDEAFPLADVEGLGYHVSFFGQKSHYGVAILSKVAPIFVQKGFPFADPEAQRRLIHARFDINGRTIDVINGYFPQGENRSHEVKFPMKRAFYADLNRYIDELKAEGRELIVMGDMNISPKDSDVGIGEVNAKRWLKNGTCSFLPEEREWYEALMSRELHDTYRKFKPENSDEFSWFDYRSRGFEDEPKRGLRIDHILCTGSLIDDCVAAGISYDIRGLEKPSDHAPIWAKFAI
- a CDS encoding hotdog domain-containing protein, whose translation is MNAPIFKKHYKVYINHTDAGGIVYHANHLTFFENCRRDWLSSLGFDGYFFDTDGVAGGTDGSSGRVHFVVSQANLSYKSALFVDDVLVVSVHEMTQKPASLILTQHIYRSDKDFHEGKIAATGVITLACVMNVDGTIRPHRLPKAFTTAKL